In Candidatus Aenigmatarchaeota archaeon, one DNA window encodes the following:
- a CDS encoding DNA-directed RNA polymerase subunit B'': protein MNDKMLFEGFRHVIENELSDIAVKHHLRSYNQFVTGGIQQIIDSIGQIPLEDNLKLVLWKVSFGEPVIKEADGYERKITPMEAIIRNLNYSCPLYVTTVLVANEIPQEPEKIKLCDFPIMVKSSLDPISKLTPEELVEIGEDPQDPGGYFIINGTEKVIIGVEEVANNRLVATKEKKNEMARINSEKDQYIQRHMIERKDKILYMNFSNLRNVPLIVVIRALGLETDQQIIQSLAVAPKMEDEVLTNIYEFEEVKSREDALTFLQKFVKGMGKETPEERVQNLLNNFLLHHLGTEPKDQQIKAKYLAHVARRLIKIGMESQRGDDIDHLANKRIRLSGYFMDVLLRSLFLGKNGLSSRVRYNYQRLTKRKKYPVIQALFESNYITRRIVSSLATGQWVGGRAGVAQRLDRVNYVRRLSNMRAVISMLSSSQEHPEARELHGTHWAKYCTQETPEGVKIGLRKHLACMVTISEGLSKEEKETLMNAVLERVEK, encoded by the coding sequence ATGAACGATAAGATGCTTTTTGAGGGTTTCAGGCACGTTATTGAAAATGAGCTCTCAGACATCGCCGTAAAGCACCACTTAAGGTCATACAACCAGTTTGTTACTGGCGGAATCCAGCAGATTATCGACTCTATTGGCCAGATTCCTCTTGAAGACAACTTAAAGCTTGTTTTGTGGAAAGTATCCTTTGGAGAGCCGGTCATAAAGGAGGCGGACGGCTATGAGAGAAAGATTACCCCTATGGAGGCGATAATCCGAAACCTCAACTACTCCTGCCCTCTTTATGTAACGACTGTTTTGGTCGCAAATGAAATCCCACAGGAGCCGGAAAAAATCAAGCTTTGCGACTTTCCAATAATGGTCAAGTCGTCACTTGACCCCATTTCCAAGCTCACTCCTGAAGAATTGGTCGAAATCGGCGAAGACCCTCAGGACCCTGGCGGCTACTTTATAATCAACGGAACAGAAAAGGTCATTATCGGCGTCGAGGAGGTTGCAAATAACCGGCTTGTAGCAACAAAGGAGAAAAAGAACGAGATGGCAAGGATTAACTCCGAAAAGGACCAGTACATCCAGAGGCACATGATTGAAAGAAAAGACAAAATCCTCTACATGAACTTTTCAAACCTCAGAAACGTGCCGCTTATTGTTGTAATAAGGGCGCTGGGGCTCGAAACCGACCAGCAGATAATCCAGAGTCTGGCAGTGGCCCCCAAGATGGAGGATGAAGTCCTTACAAACATCTACGAGTTCGAGGAGGTAAAGTCCAGGGAAGACGCGCTTACGTTCCTTCAGAAGTTCGTCAAAGGCATGGGAAAGGAAACCCCCGAGGAGAGGGTCCAGAACCTTCTTAACAACTTCTTGCTCCACCACCTTGGAACCGAGCCAAAAGACCAGCAGATAAAGGCAAAATATTTGGCTCATGTCGCAAGGCGGCTCATAAAAATTGGCATGGAAAGCCAGAGGGGCGATGACATAGACCACCTTGCAAACAAGAGAATCCGGCTTTCCGGCTACTTTATGGACGTTTTGCTGAGGTCTCTTTTCCTTGGAAAGAATGGGCTTTCAAGCAGGGTAAGGTACAATTACCAGCGGCTTACCAAGAGAAAGAAATACCCTGTAATCCAGGCATTGTTCGAGTCAAACTACATCACAAGGAGGATTGTTTCGTCCCTGGCCACCGGACAGTGGGTCGGAGGAAGGGCTGGAGTCGCTCAGCGGCTTGACAGGGTAAATTATGTGCGCCGGCTTTCAAACATGAGGGCTGTTATTTCAATGCTTTCATCATCACAGGAGCACCCGGAGGCGCGTGAGCTTCATGGAACCCACTGGGCAAAATACTGCACCCAGGAAACCCCTGAAGGAGTCAAAATCGGGCTTAGAAAGCACCTTGCGTGCATGGTTACAATTTCAGAAGGGCTCAGTAAAGAAGAAAAAGAGACATTAATGAATGCCGTTCTTGAGAGGGTTGAAAAATGA
- a CDS encoding DNA-directed RNA polymerase subunit H encodes MVKKEIPVNEHFLVPEHRKLTEEEKQAIFEKFSATEKNMPKISVKDPAIRVFDPKVGDLFEIRRNVLDDEGTYLYYRVAV; translated from the coding sequence ATGGTAAAAAAAGAAATTCCGGTTAACGAGCATTTTCTGGTTCCTGAGCACAGGAAACTCACTGAGGAGGAAAAGCAGGCAATTTTTGAGAAGTTCAGCGCGACCGAGAAAAACATGCCTAAAATCAGCGTTAAAGACCCCGCAATCAGGGTTTTTGACCCAAAAGTAGGGGATTTATTTGAAATAAGGAGGAATGTCCTTGATGATGAGGGCACTTACCTTTATTACAGGGTGGCCGTATGA